In a single window of the Antedon mediterranea chromosome 1, ecAntMedi1.1, whole genome shotgun sequence genome:
- the LOC140040648 gene encoding hyalin-like: MIQISLLNLASIAPDTTALTTSETTPAISPNMPQITFDNCPADETIHNTGAFPYGYTVPTITATVNPANLPVDVQVTSQPAYTPGVTINFGVNVGFTFQYTASATGAMDVVCEFYIRVVDKQAPYIIDCPMDMIVNTTTGEAFAINVTWMEPSATDNSGETPVPVADYTSGDNMFPIGETTVQYNVFDSSGNFNGSCNYVVTVEDNENPMIGCPANVTSTNYIGEGFGLVSVRTDQGSPNSTVTWDPPVASDNSNGTVTVVSSPYESGDILPIGIHTLTFTATDPYGNNDTCEFYIEVEDVEPPNPTCPSIAYGVADPESPNGTVSFNITVVDNVLVATFYTNHTLVSSSAIDMVSYTFKSTGVFPIGETIVEYTFHDNASPTANQASCYVKVQITDQEAPDIINCPKQV, from the exons ATGATCCAAATATCTCTTTTAAACTTAGCATCTATTGCACCAGATACAACAGCATTGACTACATCAGAGACGACACCAGCAATTTCACCGAATATGCCACAaa TAACATTTGACAATTGTCCGGCAGATGAGACAATACATAACACTGGTGCATTTCCTTATGGATATACTGTCCCAACGATTACAGCAACAGTAAATCCAGCTAATTTACCAGTAGATGTCCAGGTGACATCACAACCTGCATATACTCCAGGTGTTACTATAAACTTTGGAGTAAATGTAGGTTTTACTTTTCAATATACAGCGTCAGCGACTGGTGCAATGGATGTTGTGTGTGAGTTTTATATAAGAGTTGTCG ATAAACAAGCTCCCTATATTATTGATTGTCCGATGGATATGATTGTTAACACAACAACTGGTGAGGCATTTGCAATCAATGTCACATGGATGGAACCGTCAGCTACTGATAACTCTGGAGAGACTCCTGTGCCAGTAGCAGACTACACCTCCGGTGATAACATGTTTCCAATCGGTGAAACAACAGTGCAGTACAATGTTTTTGACTCATCTGGGAACTTTAATGGTAGTTGCAATTATGTTGTCACTGTTGAAG ATAATGAAAATCCAATGATTGGCTGCCCAGCAAATGTCACTTCAACCAATTACATTGGAGAGGGATTTGGACTAGTAAGTGTCCGGACGGATCAAGGAAGTCCAAATTCAACAGTTACATGGGATCCTCCTGTGGCAAGTGATAATAGTAATGGAACTGTGACAGTAGTTTCATCCCCATATGAGTCAGGTGACATCCTACCAATTGGTATTCACACACTCACATTTACAGCAACTGATCCTTATGGAAATAATGACACTTGTGAATTTTATATCGAGGTTGAAG ATGTGGAGCCGCCGAATCCAACATGTCCTTCCATTGCGTATGGTGTGGCTGATCCTGAAAGTCCCAATGGCACTGTCAGTTTCAACATTACTGTTGTGGATAATGTTCTTGTTGCTACATTTTATACCAACCATACATTAGTCAGTTCAAGTGCTATTGACATGGTTTCTTATACATTTAAAAGTACTGGTGTATTTCCAATTGGAGAAACTATAGTTGAATACACATTCCATGACAATGCTTCACCAACAGCCAATCAAGCCTCGTGTTATGTTAAAGTACAAATAACAG ATCAAGAAGCTCCAGATATTATCAATTGTCCAAAACAAGTGTAA